The Plodia interpunctella isolate USDA-ARS_2022_Savannah chromosome 8, ilPloInte3.2, whole genome shotgun sequence genome window below encodes:
- the LOC128672128 gene encoding ribosome biogenesis protein BMS1 homolog yields the protein MADESAFDKKKVHRAKHAGRKAEKKKKKNQIDQSNLSARQRNPKAFAIQSAVRAERQFRRREDVIAKKQHIPQVDKTPLEPPPIVVAVVGPPRVGKTTLINNLIKSFIKTNVTSTNGPITIVTSKKRRLTLIECNNDVNSMIDIAKCADLVLLLCDASFGFEMEIFEFLNICQVHGMPKIMGVLTHLDMIKNSKTLKTTKKTLKHRFWTEVYPGAKLFYLSGIVHGEYLRNEIKNLSRFISVMKFRPLSWRTTHAYVLGDRMEDITSQELIRKDEKVNRDVVLYGYVRGVPLMKESMVHIAGVGDMKISELSYLPDPCPLPSSEKKRHLMERERQIYAPFSGVGGIVYDKDAVYIELKGSHSHKQEDEETNEKKALLKNVVETKETVDEQMQESGFKLFSGGAVIYPDMLKDDEYLQQNKNTQIDNANSSDDSDSEGNDSDADNDSGIDQSEREATENTKLPWDNDNSDVEDQEKSNEDNTEDEKENSDGEEFGMKWKQKLGEKATEAYFERQKTSKNIMKLVYGEFEIGNKTKEQKEESDNDSDEEEIGGLFKKVTTTQKKKQKEKERLDVDECSFFYALDKPNLRDWTSENNKQYLINCFVTGKRSADEDASELLKLDDASDGDDEELFGDFEDLETGEKHMAEESTESKEKAGDKRKAEPTKSEILEKKMKLKAKFDAEYDNPDDHRIKGDHSYYENLKAEALKQSELNKSVFDNLDTGLRIEVEGFRPGLYVRMLFKNMPSEFVCNFDASYPILIGALNMAEQNIGFVSCKVKKHRWYKKILKTNDPLIISLGWRRFQTLPIYSKIEDDLKCRYLKYTPEHVTCNMHFYGPVTPQNTGFLALQTVNNDPNEIKPLGFRIAATGSVNEINKSTQIVKKLKLVGTPLKIYKKTAFIKDMFTSSLEVAKFEGARVKTVSGIRGQIKKALNKPEGAFRATFEDKILMSDIVFCRTWFKVDVTKFYAPVVNLLMPIDAKNAWQGMKTKGQLKRERNIKNDANTDSMYAEVTRQPKVFKPLIIPKTLQKGLPYRFKPKEKSTTLSGKNPKDKFRDRVAVVKSPYEQKVTSVMKMLKTNYAKKQELQKEATAERLKAHKKQQDEEEWRRIKRQKELKKKICRQLSKMGNKKQPQM from the exons atggCAGACGAAAGTGCATTTGACAAAAAGAAAGTTCACCGTGCAAAACATGCAGGACGGAAAGcagagaagaagaaaaagaaaaatcaaatAGACCAGTCTAATCTAAGCGCGCGACAGCGAAACCCGAAGGCTTTCGCTATTCAGTCTGCTGTTCGCGCTGAGAGGCAATTCAGACGGCGAGAAGATGTTATTGCGAAGAAGCAGCACATTCCTCAGGTGGATAAAACACCTCTGGAACCGCCTCCTATCGTTGTGGCTGTTGTCGGCCCTCCCCGTGTCGGCAAGACCACTCTCATCAATAATCTAATCAAGAGCTTCATAAAAACCAACGTAACAAGCACCAATGGCCCTATAACCATCGTGACGTCCAAGAAACGACGCCTCACTTTAATAGAGTGTAATAATGACGTAAACTCCATGATAGACATCGCGAAATGCGCTGATCTTGTCCTATTACTTTGTGACGCTAGTTTTGGCTTTGAGATGGAAATATTCGAGTTCTTGAATATCTGTCAAGTTCATGGGATGCCTAAAATTATGGGTGTGTTGACACATCTTGATATGATAAAGAATTCAAAGACATTGAAAACTACAAAGAAAACTTTGAAACATCGATTTTGGACTGAAGTGTACCCTGGTGCTAAACTATTTTATCTTTCCGGTATTGTCCATGGAGAGTATTTGaggaatgaaattaaaaatttgtctAGATTTATTTCTGTGATGAAGTTCCGGCCTCTAAGCTGGAGGACCACTCATGCATATGTGTTGGGGGACAGAATGGAGGACATTACGAGTCAAGAGCTGATCAGAAAAGATGAGAAGGTCAACAGAGATGTTGTACTTTATGGATATGTACGGGGTGTGCCTCTCATGAAGGAGTCTATGGTTCATATTGCAG GTGTTGGAGATATGAAAATTAGTGAATTATCATATTTACCAGATCCATGTCCTTTACCTAGTAGTGAGAAAAAGAGACACTTGATGGAAAGAGAGAGACAAATATATGCTCCATTCTCAGGTGTTGGAGGTATTGTTTATGATAAAGATGCAGTGTATATTGAACTGAAGGGATCCCATTCACACAAACAGGAAGACGAAGAGACAAATGAGAAGAAAGCTTTACTCAAAAATGTAGTGGAGACTAAAGAAACAGTTGATGAACAGATGCAGGAGTCAGGATTCAAATTGTTCAGTGGTGGGGCTGTCATATATCCTGACATGCTGAAAGATGATGAATACCTACAACAAAATAAGAATACCCAAATAGACAACGCTAATAGTTCAGATGACTCTGATTCGGAAGGCAATGATTCCGATGCAGATAATGACAGTGGTATAGATCAAAGTGAGAGGGAGGCTACAGAAAATACTAAACTTCCATGGGACAATGATAATTCAGATGTTGAAGATCAAGAGAAATCGAATGAAGATAATACTGAAGATGAAAAGGAAAACTCTGATGGTGAAGAATTTGGAATGAAGTGGAAACAGAAGTTAGGAGAAAAAGCTACTGAAGCCTACTTTGAAAGGCAGAAAACATCCAAGAATATAATGAAGCTTGTTTATGGTGAATTTGAGATTGGAAATAAAACCAAGGAGCAAAAAGAGGAATCAGATAATGATAGTGATGAAGAAGAAATAGGCGGTTTATTCAAAAAGGTAACTACTACACAGAAGAAAAAACAGAAAGAAAAAGAGAGGCTTGATGTTGATGAGTGCTCATTCTTTTATGCATTGGATAAACCTAACCTCAGGGATTGGACCAGTGAGAACAACAAACAGTATCTAAtcaattgttttgttactGGGAAGAGATCAGCCGATGAAGATGCCTCTGAATTGTTGAAATTGGACGATGCCAGTGATGGAGATGATGAAGAGCTTTTTGGAGATTTTGAGGATTTAGAAACTGGTGAGAAACACATGGCTGAAGAGAGTACAGAGTCCAAAGAGAAAGCTGGAGATAAACGTAAGGCAGAACCTACTAAATCTGAGATCCTAGAAAAAAAGATGaaattaaaagcaaaatttgATGCAGAATATGACAATCCAGATGATCATAGGATTAAAGGAGACCATTCTTATTATGAGAATTTGAAAGCAGAAGCTCTCAAACAGtcggaattaaataaatctgtttttGATAACTTAGATACTGGTCTTAGAATTGAAGTTGAAGGATTTAGACCAGGCTTGTACGTTAGAATGTTATTCAAAAACATGCCATCAGAATTTGTGTGTAATTTCGATGCAAGTTATCCAATCCTTATCGGAGCCCTAAATATGGCTGAGCAAAACATTGGATTTGTGTCTTGCAAAGTGAAGAAACACAGATGGTACAAAAAGATACTGAAGACGAATGATCCGCTTATCATTTCATTGGGTTGGAGGAGATTCCAGACTTTACCAATATACTCTAAAATAGAGGACGATTTGAAATGTAGGTATCTAAAGTACACACCGGAACATGTTACTTGTAATATGCATTTCTATGGCCCTGTGACCCCCCAGAACACAGGTTTCCTAGCCTTACAAACAGTTAATAATGATCCTAATGAAATTAAACCTTTAGGCTTTCGAATAGCAGCTACAGGAAgtgttaatgaaataaataaatctacacAAATTGTAAAGAAActgaaattagtaggtacaccACTGAAGATTTACAAAAAGACTGCTTTCATAAAAGATATGTTTACAAGCTCACTAGAAGTGGCTAAATTCGAAGGCGCGAGAGTAAAAACTGTATCGGGAATCAGAGGGCAGATAAAAAAGGCTTTGAATAAGCCAGAAGGAGCTTTTCGTGCTACTTTCGAAGATAAAATCTTAATGAGCGACATCGTTTTTTGCCGTACGTGGTTCAAAGTGGATGTTACAAAATTCTACGCACCGGTTGTGAATTTGTTGATGCCAATAGATGCAAAAAATGCATGGCAAGGAATGAAGACCAAGGGTCAGCTCAAGAGGGAACGAAACATTAAGAACGACGCGAATACCGATTCAATGTACGCAGAAGTAACAAGACAGCCTAAGGTCTTCAAGCCCCTGATCATACCTAAGACACTACAAAAAGGTTTACCATACAGATTTAAGCCTAAGGAGAAATCTACAACATTATCAGGCAAGAATCCTAAAGACAAATTCAGAGACAGAGTGGCAGTGGTGAAGAGTCCTTACGAACAGAAGGTCACGAGTGTGATGAAGATGTTAAAGACGAATTATGCGAAGAAACAAGAATTGCAGAAGGAAGCCACAGCCGAAAGGTTAAAGGCGCATAAAAAGCAGCAGGACGAGGAAGAATGGAGGCGGATAAAAAGACAGAAAGagttgaagaagaagatttGTAGACAGCTGAGCAAAATGGGTAACAAAAAGCAACCTCAAATGTGA